A genomic region of candidate division WOR-3 bacterium contains the following coding sequences:
- a CDS encoding efflux RND transporter periplasmic adaptor subunit, whose amino-acid sequence MRRILNTFIQHSRTNMRKISKVFIQHRYNLSSVKYSTNSRRTIKIILYAICYMLFATISLISCRNQRTAQEKKNIQAVEVITVNIGTVNRSVTLYGAIYGSSQVTIYPKIAGRVTQIVKPEGSMVNEGDTVLYILNDIPGMDYKPGPVLSPIAGIVGKVYVDIGQSVAPQIPVATVANYTEQVKVKAPISDQDLPYVKKGTTAQVSVTTLDNEIFSGTVTNISSILDPMSGSATIEITIPNQNRRLIPGMACRVNLLLEQKKDVITLPLTALFSNNYTKVLVVDKDNIARFREIKVGLMGDELVEIKSGLAIGEKVITTGKEWISDGEKVIPIEISQ is encoded by the coding sequence ATGAGAAGAATCTTAAATACTTTTATCCAGCATAGCCGAACTAATATGAGAAAAATTTCAAAAGTTTTTATTCAGCATAGATACAATCTATCTTCAGTAAAATATTCGACAAACAGCCGACGAACAATTAAGATAATACTATATGCGATATGCTATATGCTCTTTGCTACAATAAGTTTAATTAGTTGTCGCAATCAACGAACCGCTCAAGAGAAAAAAAATATTCAAGCAGTTGAAGTAATCACAGTTAATATAGGCACAGTGAACCGTTCAGTAACTTTATATGGTGCAATCTACGGCTCTTCCCAAGTAACTATCTATCCGAAAATCGCCGGTCGCGTAACCCAAATCGTAAAACCTGAAGGCAGTATGGTTAATGAAGGCGACACGGTTCTTTATATTCTCAATGATATTCCAGGAATGGATTATAAACCAGGTCCAGTGCTTTCGCCAATTGCAGGTATTGTGGGTAAAGTTTATGTTGATATTGGTCAATCCGTAGCTCCACAAATACCAGTAGCAACAGTTGCCAATTATACTGAGCAGGTTAAAGTCAAAGCCCCAATCTCAGACCAAGACCTTCCGTATGTGAAGAAAGGAACTACAGCCCAAGTATCGGTTACTACCTTAGACAATGAAATCTTTTCTGGCACTGTTACCAATATTTCCAGTATCCTTGACCCAATGTCAGGTTCGGCGACTATAGAAATTACAATTCCCAATCAAAATAGACGCTTAATTCCAGGTATGGCGTGCCGAGTCAATCTTCTTTTAGAACAGAAAAAGGATGTGATTACTTTGCCTTTAACCGCGCTTTTTTCTAATAACTACACTAAGGTTTTGGTTGTAGACAAAGATAATATTGCCCGATTTCGTGAGATAAAAGTCGGATTGATGGGCGATGAATTGGTTGAGATAAAATCAGGCTTAGCGATTGGTGAAAAAGTCATCACCACCGGCAAAGAATGGATCTCTGATGGCGAGAAAGTAATCCCAATTGAAATCAGCCAATAA
- a CDS encoding TolC family protein → MRLFAFRATPFILCLLLMALAFSQLTFATDTLHLTLDSAIERALKNNKVIQIAQEKVKVQSLNKNIALANFFPQINLTGTYTRLSSSQGFPLTVPVYGKYPFPVYNPQTGQLIGITESIPVIVGAVTETLEMVKKDNYNLQGRVSQTLFTWGKLLNAYKIAELNWEIEKENLRKTVSDLKLKTTEAFYQALLADKGLELINESYQQMARHIQQIEKLYQSGLVGRLDLLRAKVQLTNIRSQLLRMENAKNLSYDALRLILGLSSEVPLALKDDFSFVPQEIQLDSALSTALSERVDIKIMQNNLKILKKTYQIQKTANLPSLFSAINYDYKKPYSFTENDWGKDYNVTIGVQMPIFTGGANLYKIKQAKSQLNQIELGLNMLKDAVQLEIKSLYFNLQQEKNILSYQDENVKTAEQALSLAEEKYQNGLITNLEYIDTQLALTQAKFDRLNAIANCILAQIKLLNAIGRY, encoded by the coding sequence ATGAGACTATTCGCTTTTCGGGCTACGCCTTTTATTTTGTGTCTTTTGCTGATGGCTCTTGCTTTTTCGCAGTTAACTTTTGCGACGGATACTCTGCATCTGACTTTGGATTCAGCAATTGAACGGGCGCTAAAGAATAATAAGGTGATTCAAATTGCTCAAGAAAAGGTTAAGGTCCAATCGCTAAATAAAAATATTGCCTTGGCAAACTTCTTTCCCCAAATCAATCTCACGGGCACTTATACCCGTTTGTCTTCAAGTCAAGGTTTTCCCTTGACAGTTCCTGTTTATGGCAAGTATCCCTTTCCGGTTTATAATCCCCAAACCGGACAATTGATTGGTATTACGGAGAGTATTCCAGTTATTGTTGGTGCGGTTACGGAAACTTTAGAGATGGTTAAAAAGGACAATTATAATCTTCAAGGTCGAGTGAGCCAAACGCTATTTACTTGGGGTAAACTCTTAAACGCCTATAAGATTGCCGAACTTAATTGGGAAATAGAAAAGGAGAATTTGCGCAAAACCGTATCGGATTTGAAATTGAAAACAACCGAAGCATTCTATCAAGCATTACTGGCAGATAAAGGACTTGAACTCATTAATGAGTCTTACCAACAGATGGCAAGACATATTCAACAAATTGAAAAACTATATCAGAGTGGTCTGGTGGGGAGACTGGACTTATTGCGAGCAAAAGTCCAATTAACCAATATCCGCTCCCAATTACTCAGAATGGAAAACGCCAAAAATCTAAGTTATGACGCATTACGACTAATCTTAGGACTTTCTTCTGAAGTGCCGTTAGCCTTAAAAGACGATTTTAGTTTTGTGCCGCAAGAGATTCAATTGGATTCAGCCCTATCAACCGCACTATCCGAACGAGTTGATATTAAAATTATGCAAAATAACCTAAAGATTCTTAAAAAGACCTATCAAATTCAAAAGACCGCAAATCTACCTTCTCTCTTTTCCGCAATTAATTACGATTACAAAAAACCATATAGTTTTACGGAAAACGATTGGGGTAAAGATTATAATGTGACTATTGGTGTGCAGATGCCAATTTTTACCGGCGGCGCTAATCTCTATAAAATCAAACAAGCCAAATCCCAATTAAACCAAATAGAACTCGGTCTGAATATGCTTAAAGATGCCGTGCAGTTAGAAATAAAGAGTTTATACTTTAATTTACAACAAGAGAAAAATATTCTCTCATATCAGGATGAAAATGTTAAAACCGCAGAACAAGCACTGTCTTTAGCCGAAGAAAAATATCAGAACGGACTCATTACTAATTTAGAATATATTGATACCCAACTTGCCTTAACCCAAGCAAAATTTGACCGGCTAAATGCAATTGCCAATTGTATCCTTGCTCAAATAAAACTCTTAAACGCTATCGGCAGATACTGA